In the Numida meleagris isolate 19003 breed g44 Domestic line chromosome 5, NumMel1.0, whole genome shotgun sequence genome, one interval contains:
- the CALHM1 gene encoding calcium homeostasis modulator protein 1 codes for MDKFRMVFQFLQSNQESFMSGICGIMALASAQLYSAFDFNCPCLPRYNLAYGLGVLLVPPLILFLLGFVLNNNVSVLAEEWRRPKGQRGKDAAVLRYMFCSMAQRAMIAPAVWVSVTLLDGKCITCAFCTALPVEALGNASHHGLSQGEVKRVLARIPCKEIYDGQELIANEVAIRYLRCISQALGWCFMLLMTTLAFLVRSLRPCFTQAVFLKSRYWSHYIDIERKLFDETCAEHARSFAKVCIQQFFQGMSTGLVATHCHLPRKAPTDTGEASEKLLGITDWGTMNTALKSWHKCKPPLHLRPAAPHSSNGWDREWQTLTQPPAPRREVAAYYSGV; via the exons atggaCAAGTTTCGGATGGTCTTCCAGTTCCTCCAGTCCAACCAGGAGTCCTTCATGAGCGGCATCTGTGGGATCATGGCTCTGGCCAGCGCCCAGCTGTACTCAGCCTTTGATTTCAACTGCCCCTGCCTGCCACGCTACAACCTGGCCTACGGGCTGGGTGTCCTCCTGGTGCCTCCCCTCATCCTGTTCCTGCTGGGCTTTGTGCTGAACAACAACGTGTCCGTGCTGGCGGAGGAGTGGAGGCGGCCCAAGGGCCAGAGAGGGAAAGACGCGGCCGTCCTGCGCTACATGTTCTGCTCCATGGCACAGCGGGCCATGATCGCCCCGGCTGTCTGGGTGTCAGTGACGCTGCTGGACGGGAAGTGCATCACATGTGCTTTCTGCACCGCGCTGCCCGTGGAGGCCTTGGGCAATGCCAGTCACCATGGCCTCTCCCAGGGAGAGGTGAAGCGGGTCCTTGCCCGCATCCCCTGCAAGGAGATCTACGATGGGCAGGAGCTCATCGCCAATGAAGTGGCCATCAGGTACCTGCGCTGCATCTCACAG GCCCTGGGCTGGTGCTTCATGCTGCTGATGACCACACTGGCTTTCTTGGTCAGATCCCTCCGGCCCTGCTTCACCCAAGCTGTCTTCCTGAAGAGCAGGTACTGGTCCCACTACATCGACATCGAGCGCAAGCTGTTTGACGAGACCTGTGCGGAGCACGCCAGGAGCTTTGCCAAGGTCTGCATCCAGCAGTTCTTCCAGGGCATGAGCACAGGCCTGGTGGCTACTCACTGCCACCTGCCCAGAAAAGCCCCCACAGACACTGGGGAAGCTTCAGAGAAACTCTTGGGCATCACTGACTGGGGCACTATGAACACGGCCCTGAAGAGCTGGCACAAGTGCAAGCCCCCACTGCACCTCCGCCCAGCTGCACCCCACAGCAGCAATGGCTGGGACAGGGAATGGCAGACCCTCACACAGCCCCCTGCACCCCGCCGGGAAGTCGCGGCCTACTACAGCGGGGTGTga
- the CALHM2 gene encoding calcium homeostasis modulator protein 2 — protein MAALIAENFRFLSLFFKSKDVMIFNGLVALGTVCSEELFSVVAFHCPCSPARNYIYGLAAIGVPALALFLIGVILNNHTWNVVAECHKRGTKNFSSAATFLLFGSIMGRAAVAPITWSVISLLRGEAYICALSEFVRPSSLDKFPSEFGAEVLARFPCKDVPANLTKFRDEVTRRLRYESQLFGWLLIGIVAVLVFLTKCLKHCCSPLSYRQEAYWAQYRCNEDKLFRRTAEVHSRILAANNVKQFFGFVALDKEEKELVQEFPVEGVQPSPQWNAITGVYIYRENKGFPLYSRLHKWAKGVEGNGPTPEGHEMLFLAS, from the exons ATGGCTGCCCTTATCGCTGAAAACTTCCGCTTCCTCTCCTTGTTCTTCAAGAGCAAAGATGTGATGATCTTTAATGGCCTGGTGGCCCTGGGTACAGTGTGCAGTGAAGAGCTCTTCTCAGTTGTTGCCTTCCACTgcccctgctccccagcccGCAACTACATCTACGGGCTGGCTGCCATCGGTGTCCCAGCCCTGGCACTCTTCCTCATCGGCGTCATCTTGAACAACCACACCTGGAACGTAGTGGCTGAGTGCCACAAGCGTGGCACCAAGAACTTCTCCTCTGCCGCCACCTTCCTCCTCTTTGGTTCCATCATGGGCCGGGCGGCCGTGGCACCTATCACCTGGTCAGTCATCTCCTTGCTGCGTGGGGAGGCTTACATCTGTGCCCTCAGCGAGTTTGTCAGGCCGTCCTCCCTGGACAAGTTCCCATCTGAGTTCGGAGCTGAGGTGCTGGCGAGATTCCCCTGCAAAGATGTGCCGGCAAACCTCACCAAGTTCAGGGACGAGGTGACACGGAGGCTGAGATATGAGTCCCAG cTCTTTGGCTGGCTGCTCATCGGGATCGTTGCTGTCCTGGTCTTCCTCACCAAGTGCctgaagcactgctgctcaCCACTGAGCTACCGGCAGGAGGCCTACTGGGCCCAGTACCGCTGCAATGAGGACAAGCTTTTCCGCCGCACCGCTGAAGTCCACTCCAGGATCCTAGCAGCAAATAATGTGAAGCAGTTCTTTGGATTTGTGGCGCTTGacaaggaggagaaggagctggTGCAGGAGTTCCCAGTGGAGGGTGTCCAGCCCAGCCCCCAGTGGAATGCCATTACGGGTGTCTACATCTACCGGGAGAACAAGGGCTTCCCCCTCTACAGCCGGCTCCACAAATGGGCAAAAGGGGTGGAAGGGAACGGGCCAACCCCAGAGGGCCATGAAATGCTCTTCTTGGCTTCCTAA